The following are encoded in a window of Arthrobacter antioxidans genomic DNA:
- a CDS encoding MarR family winged helix-turn-helix transcriptional regulator, which translates to MSVGQSTAAELVHNIFDLQRALRAVTAASMKYSELGPAHTGVLFFIGEGGPLRASALAARLGIGPSALSRQLSDLEQYGFVVRTPDPMDGRACLLSLSPQGRACLAETYERRAETLRAILADWTESEAEAASLSVQQLTVALRAAGPHPDGLPPAPGSGAAPTTLDSTGNDGRHHLDRASETTKEER; encoded by the coding sequence ATGTCCGTAGGACAGTCCACCGCTGCAGAACTGGTGCACAACATCTTCGACCTGCAGCGTGCGCTGCGGGCGGTCACGGCGGCGAGCATGAAGTACTCGGAGCTCGGTCCGGCCCACACGGGCGTCCTCTTCTTCATCGGTGAGGGCGGGCCGCTCCGCGCGTCGGCGCTGGCGGCCCGGCTCGGTATCGGCCCGTCCGCCCTGAGCCGGCAGCTCTCCGACCTCGAGCAGTACGGCTTCGTGGTCCGCACGCCGGATCCGATGGACGGGCGGGCGTGCCTGCTCTCGCTCTCACCGCAGGGCCGGGCATGTCTCGCCGAGACCTATGAGCGCAGGGCCGAGACCCTGCGCGCGATCCTGGCCGACTGGACGGAGAGCGAGGCCGAAGCGGCATCGCTCTCCGTGCAGCAGCTCACGGTCGCGTTGCGAGCCGCGGGACCGCACCCCGACGGGCTCCCTCCTGCGCCGGGCTCCGGCGCAGCACCCACGACACTCGACAGCACGGGCAACGACGGCCGTCACCATCTGGACCGCGCGTCCGAGACCACGAAGGAAGAACGCTGA
- a CDS encoding DUF6325 family protein, translating into MTTTETQAVGTGEVDNSETLVAPIDFVLLEFSPERLTGEAAPALMDLVERGVIRLFDLQIVRKGEDGSVDVIELTDPISESGGFSSFTGASSGILGVEDIVQATSAMAPGTVAALIVYENTWAARFVAAVRASGGELIASARIPATDIIEALDALDETN; encoded by the coding sequence GTGACCACGACAGAAACCCAGGCGGTCGGCACCGGCGAGGTCGACAACAGTGAGACCCTCGTCGCCCCGATCGACTTCGTCCTGCTCGAGTTCTCACCCGAGCGGCTGACCGGCGAGGCCGCCCCCGCGCTCATGGACCTCGTGGAACGAGGGGTCATCCGTCTCTTCGACCTCCAGATCGTCCGCAAGGGAGAGGACGGGAGCGTCGACGTCATCGAGCTCACCGACCCCATCTCCGAGAGCGGCGGGTTCTCCTCCTTCACCGGGGCGTCCTCCGGGATCCTCGGAGTCGAGGACATCGTTCAGGCGACCAGTGCCATGGCCCCTGGCACGGTGGCGGCGCTCATCGTCTACGAGAACACGTGGGCTGCGCGCTTCGTGGCAGCGGTCCGCGCGAGTGGTGGCGAGCTGATCGCCAGCGCACGGATTCCCGCCACCGACATCATCGAGGCGCTCGACGCGCTCGACGAGACCAACTGA
- a CDS encoding FdhF/YdeP family oxidoreductase: MTRSEPRVNEVDEKDIEVSNRPKEWAAGIPGVYNSMKPAIEHMGVKRTLQTVLKMNHKDGFDCPSCAWPDPAKRKTFEFCENGAKAVTWEAAPVVISSDFWAENSISDLRERSEYWLGMQGRLVEPVYKPAGEDHYRPVSWDEAFEIVGNKLKSLDAPDDAAFYTSGRTSNEAAFLYQLFVRGFGTNNLPDCSNMCHESSGWAMGQTIGIGKATVTFDDYANADLIIVMGQNPGTNHPRMLTELEACKETGGQIVSVNPLPEAGLKRYKNPQKVSGIAGKGTEIADQYLQIRLGGDMALLQAVSKRVFEAEAKNPGTVLDHAFLEEHCEGLDELREYLLKLDDATVLEATGLQIEQIDELAARYLAADKVIITWAMGITQQKKGVATIKEIINLLLLRGNIGKPGAGASPIRGHSNVQGDRTMGIWEQMPQTFMDALGKEFDFEPPQEHGIDAVESIRRMRDGQVKVLVALGGNLVSAISDTQVAEKAFENTDMTVQISIKLNRSHLITGKEALILPCKGRTEVDRQATGEQFVSVEDTVCAVHPSWGSVEPVSDNLLSEPAIISRLARATIDGKINADWEGFEKDYDLIREHIANVVEGCEDYNRKIRLDGGFIMANGPRDSRTFNTPTGKAVLTVNDLEYLERPEGTLILQSLRSHDQWNTTIYGHNDRYRGIKKGRHVVFINPEDITDLGLEDGQNVDIHGVYDDGVQRVLRAFRVVSYPTARGCAAAYYPEANVLVPLDEVAEGSNTPRSKQIIVRFEKSTHTAPASHDHVATVQAPDVEPDGFPTNGTTTPAKKAEAANA, encoded by the coding sequence ATGACGCGCAGTGAACCCCGTGTGAACGAAGTCGACGAGAAGGACATCGAGGTCTCGAACCGACCCAAGGAGTGGGCAGCGGGCATTCCCGGCGTCTACAACTCCATGAAGCCGGCGATCGAGCACATGGGCGTGAAGCGCACCCTTCAGACCGTCCTCAAGATGAACCACAAGGACGGCTTCGACTGCCCGAGCTGCGCCTGGCCCGATCCCGCCAAGCGCAAGACCTTCGAGTTCTGCGAGAACGGCGCCAAGGCTGTCACCTGGGAAGCGGCGCCCGTCGTGATCTCCTCGGACTTCTGGGCCGAGAACTCGATCAGCGACCTCCGTGAGCGCTCCGAGTACTGGCTGGGCATGCAGGGACGCCTCGTGGAGCCCGTCTACAAGCCCGCGGGCGAGGACCACTACCGGCCCGTGAGCTGGGACGAGGCCTTCGAGATCGTCGGCAACAAGCTCAAGAGCCTCGACGCCCCGGACGATGCCGCCTTCTACACGAGCGGCCGCACCTCGAACGAAGCGGCGTTCCTGTACCAGCTCTTCGTGCGCGGCTTCGGCACCAACAACCTGCCCGACTGCTCCAACATGTGCCACGAGTCCTCCGGCTGGGCCATGGGCCAGACCATCGGCATCGGCAAGGCGACCGTCACGTTCGACGACTACGCCAACGCCGACCTCATCATCGTGATGGGCCAGAACCCGGGAACGAACCACCCCCGCATGCTCACCGAGCTGGAGGCGTGCAAGGAGACCGGCGGCCAGATCGTCTCCGTGAACCCGCTGCCCGAGGCGGGCCTGAAGCGTTACAAGAACCCCCAGAAGGTCAGTGGCATCGCAGGCAAGGGCACCGAGATCGCCGACCAGTACCTCCAGATCCGGCTCGGCGGCGACATGGCCCTCCTGCAGGCCGTGTCCAAGCGGGTGTTCGAGGCCGAGGCGAAGAACCCCGGCACGGTGCTGGACCACGCCTTCCTCGAGGAGCACTGCGAGGGCCTCGACGAGCTGCGCGAGTACCTGCTGAAGCTCGACGACGCCACGGTCCTCGAAGCCACGGGCCTGCAGATCGAGCAGATCGACGAGCTCGCCGCCCGCTACCTCGCCGCCGACAAGGTGATCATCACCTGGGCCATGGGCATCACCCAGCAGAAGAAGGGCGTCGCCACGATCAAGGAGATCATCAATCTCCTGCTGCTCCGCGGCAACATCGGCAAGCCGGGCGCCGGCGCCTCCCCCATCCGCGGCCACAGCAACGTCCAGGGTGATCGCACCATGGGCATCTGGGAGCAGATGCCCCAGACCTTCATGGACGCCCTCGGCAAGGAGTTCGACTTCGAGCCGCCCCAGGAGCACGGCATCGACGCCGTGGAGTCCATCCGGCGCATGCGTGACGGGCAGGTCAAGGTCCTCGTGGCCCTCGGCGGGAACCTCGTCTCTGCCATCTCCGACACGCAGGTGGCAGAGAAGGCCTTCGAGAACACCGACATGACGGTGCAGATCTCCATCAAGCTCAACCGCTCCCACCTCATCACCGGCAAGGAGGCGCTCATCCTCCCCTGCAAGGGCCGCACGGAGGTCGATCGCCAGGCCACGGGCGAGCAGTTCGTCTCCGTCGAGGACACGGTGTGTGCCGTCCACCCCTCCTGGGGCAGCGTCGAGCCCGTCTCCGACAACCTGCTCTCCGAACCCGCGATCATCAGTCGGCTCGCCCGGGCCACGATCGACGGCAAGATCAACGCCGACTGGGAGGGCTTCGAGAAGGACTACGACCTCATCCGCGAGCACATCGCCAACGTGGTCGAGGGTTGCGAGGACTACAACCGGAAGATCCGCCTGGACGGCGGCTTCATCATGGCGAACGGACCGCGCGACTCACGAACGTTCAACACGCCCACCGGCAAGGCCGTCCTCACCGTCAACGACCTCGAATACCTCGAGCGCCCCGAGGGCACGCTGATCCTCCAGTCGCTGCGCTCCCACGACCAGTGGAACACCACCATCTACGGTCACAACGACCGGTACCGTGGCATCAAGAAGGGCCGCCACGTGGTGTTCATCAACCCCGAGGACATCACCGACCTGGGCCTGGAGGACGGCCAGAACGTGGACATCCACGGCGTGTACGACGACGGCGTGCAGCGCGTGCTCCGCGCCTTCCGCGTGGTCTCGTACCCGACGGCGCGCGGCTGCGCCGCCGCGTACTACCCGGAGGCGAACGTCCTGGTCCCCCTCGACGAGGTCGCGGAGGGCAGCAACACCCCGAGGTCGAAGCAGATCATCGTCCGTTTCGAGAAGAGCACCCACACGGCACCGGCGTCGCACGACCACGTCGCGACCGTGCAGGCACCCGATGTCGAACCGGACGGCTTCCCGACCAACGGGACGACGACGCCCGCGAAGAAGGCAGAAGCGGCGAACGCCTGA
- a CDS encoding MFS transporter, translated as MSHRQILQALTGLLAGLFTAILSSTIVANALPTIMSDLNGSQTDFAWVITAALLANAATTPIWGKFADLFDKKVLVQLSIVIFVAGSVLAGFAQTIPLLLTARVIQGVAMGGLTALAQAIIGTIIAPRERGRYSGYMGGVMAVATAGGPLLGGFIVDSPLGWRWTFFVCVPLAIIALVLLQVTLKLPDTRRKASIDWLGSVLLTAGVSLLLIWVSFAGKEGYYEWFSRESALMVGGSVILLALLLVVESKVTEPIIPLKIISQRTTALAIIASITVGVAMFASSSYLGQYYQVARGATPTEAGLLTMPMIAGNLIGSIGAGLLVTRFGKWKRFLTAGSLFLIAGLGLAGTIDHLTELWVVGVYTFVFGLGLGLLLQNLVLAVQNTVAVKDIGTASASVAFFRSMGGAAGVAVLGAILGTQVENRTTEGLAAAGIPAGGGAAGGSLDLVDLPAPIADIVRAAYGDSTALIFLITAVIAVVGLVCVLFIRETPLRRTVDFAPAAPAGPAASMSPAATGATGATPSVAGAPSDSRIDAQSSSAAAQPAADVARHGTAVSSRNDDDGGHRTSGESDVVAVQPSHGRHSAGPVEIRRADVDRAARELSELSARELTELSELDELTELSELDADLQDRAAVDR; from the coding sequence ATGAGCCACAGGCAGATCCTCCAGGCCCTCACGGGCCTGCTCGCAGGCCTGTTCACGGCGATCCTCAGCAGCACGATCGTGGCGAACGCCCTGCCCACCATCATGAGCGACCTCAACGGCTCGCAGACGGACTTCGCGTGGGTCATCACGGCCGCGCTGCTGGCCAATGCGGCGACCACCCCCATCTGGGGCAAGTTCGCCGACCTGTTCGACAAGAAGGTCCTGGTGCAGCTCAGCATCGTGATCTTCGTGGCCGGCTCGGTCCTGGCGGGGTTCGCCCAGACCATCCCGCTGCTCCTCACGGCGCGTGTCATCCAGGGTGTCGCCATGGGTGGCCTGACCGCACTGGCGCAGGCGATCATCGGGACCATCATCGCGCCGCGTGAGCGCGGCAGGTACTCCGGCTACATGGGTGGCGTCATGGCCGTGGCGACCGCCGGAGGCCCGCTGCTCGGCGGCTTCATCGTGGACTCGCCCCTCGGCTGGCGGTGGACGTTCTTCGTCTGTGTGCCGCTCGCGATCATCGCCCTGGTGCTGCTCCAGGTCACCCTGAAGCTCCCCGATACGCGCCGCAAGGCCAGCATCGACTGGCTCGGGTCCGTCCTGCTGACGGCGGGCGTCAGCCTGCTCCTCATCTGGGTCTCCTTCGCCGGCAAGGAGGGCTACTACGAGTGGTTCTCCCGCGAGTCCGCGCTCATGGTCGGCGGCAGCGTCATCCTCCTGGCCCTCCTCCTCGTGGTGGAGTCGAAGGTGACCGAGCCGATCATCCCGCTGAAGATCATCTCCCAGCGCACCACGGCCCTCGCCATCATCGCCTCGATCACGGTGGGCGTCGCGATGTTCGCGAGCTCGAGCTATCTCGGCCAGTACTACCAGGTGGCCCGTGGCGCGACACCCACCGAAGCCGGACTGCTCACCATGCCGATGATCGCCGGCAACCTCATCGGTTCCATCGGCGCCGGCCTGCTGGTGACCCGGTTCGGCAAGTGGAAGCGGTTCCTGACCGCCGGTTCCCTCTTCCTCATCGCAGGGCTCGGCCTTGCGGGGACCATCGACCACCTGACCGAACTGTGGGTGGTGGGCGTCTACACCTTCGTCTTCGGCCTGGGCCTCGGCCTCCTGCTGCAGAACCTCGTCCTCGCGGTCCAGAACACCGTGGCGGTCAAGGACATCGGCACGGCCAGTGCGTCGGTCGCCTTCTTCCGTTCCATGGGCGGTGCGGCCGGCGTCGCCGTCCTGGGTGCCATCCTCGGTACGCAGGTGGAGAACAGGACCACCGAGGGGCTCGCCGCTGCAGGCATCCCCGCCGGCGGGGGAGCGGCCGGTGGTTCGCTCGACCTCGTCGACCTGCCGGCGCCGATCGCGGACATCGTGCGGGCCGCGTACGGCGACAGCACCGCCCTGATCTTCCTGATCACCGCGGTCATCGCGGTCGTCGGACTCGTCTGCGTCCTGTTCATCAGGGAGACCCCGTTGCGCCGGACGGTCGATTTCGCCCCGGCGGCGCCGGCCGGTCCTGCGGCGTCCATGTCGCCTGCGGCGACCGGCGCCACCGGCGCGACGCCGTCGGTTGCCGGTGCGCCGTCGGACTCCCGGATCGACGCGCAGTCGAGCAGTGCTGCTGCGCAGCCCGCGGCCGACGTCGCTCGGCACGGTACCGCCGTGTCGAGCCGGAACGACGACGACGGCGGGCATCGGACGTCCGGCGAGTCCGACGTCGTCGCCGTCCAGCCATCCCACGGCCGGCACAGTGCCGGACCGGTGGAGATCCGCAGGGCCGACGTGGACCGTGCGGCCAGGGAGCTGTCCGAACTCTCGGCCAGGGAACTGACCGAGCTGTCGGAGCTCGACGAGCTGACCGAGCTGTCGGAGCTGGACGCCGACCTGCAGGATCGAGCGGCAGTCGACCGCTAG
- a CDS encoding glycosyl hydrolase family 95 catalytic domain-containing protein codes for MTALRYEQPASRWLEALPLGNGKLGAMCWGDASTPRFDLNDETAWSGGPRSEQLQRGPDAALARALLADAREHIAAGRFVDAETAIRALQSDYTQAYLPLGTLELHLTLPVHQDETGRAPYGRILDLDDAVHTVRSGPVTQRTIVSHPHGVLVHTIDGLEAGTAVGISLSSSLQVIGRPTGALLLRLPSDVAPGHEPSRPPVTWSDEPGSSLEAAIVTRTVTEETQDGHPRLVVYVATATTYVSALIAPTGTAEDAAIEASSRIDAAVEAGADRVLAAHVDDHRRLMGRVSIDLGPPDDSTPTDVRITARAAHPGGILAADPSIAALLFDVGRYLLIASSRPGGLPATLQGIWNDSMQPPWSSNYTTNINLQMNYWAADIVHLPETVEPLIDFIDALSEAGRATAERLYGARGWVVHHNSDAWAYTSPVGGGHGDPSWAFWPMAGPWLVQHLAERLRFGDCSLLERAWPIMRGAAEFALDWMVQLSGTAEVDARWGTRPSTSPENQFLTPDGAPASLSTSSTMDLSLLRELFQTVLDTADGLGCSSDPVVCEVARRIGSLPPVPPLGAGGGIREWLDDSTALDPHHRHLSHLYSLYPGSALLDGEHRAAAAHSLLGRGDDSTGWSLNWKIALWARLGRPDKVSDLLRLQFRPAGTVSGPFGGGLYPNLFAAHPPFQIDGNLGFVAALAETLVQSHDGTISLLPALPRELGTGRVHGLVARPGVIVDLAWHDCRLAAVTLVARGDPVDVTVSYLGRRLTLPVGDAAGVRLTAADFATSS; via the coding sequence ATGACCGCCCTCAGGTACGAACAGCCCGCTTCGCGCTGGCTCGAAGCGCTGCCGCTCGGCAACGGAAAACTCGGCGCGATGTGCTGGGGTGACGCGTCGACGCCCCGGTTCGACCTCAACGACGAGACCGCGTGGTCCGGCGGCCCGCGCAGCGAGCAGTTGCAGCGCGGTCCGGACGCCGCCCTGGCACGGGCCCTGCTTGCCGACGCCCGGGAGCACATAGCAGCCGGTCGCTTCGTCGATGCCGAGACTGCCATCAGGGCGTTGCAGTCCGACTACACGCAGGCATACCTGCCGCTGGGAACGCTCGAGCTTCACCTGACTCTGCCCGTGCACCAGGACGAAACCGGCAGGGCACCCTACGGGCGGATCCTGGATCTCGACGACGCCGTCCACACGGTGAGGTCGGGACCTGTCACGCAACGCACCATCGTGTCCCACCCCCACGGCGTGCTCGTCCACACCATCGACGGGCTGGAAGCCGGCACTGCCGTCGGCATCTCTCTCTCCAGTTCGCTGCAGGTCATCGGACGGCCGACCGGCGCACTGCTCCTCCGCCTTCCGTCCGATGTGGCTCCCGGCCATGAGCCCTCCCGTCCTCCGGTGACCTGGAGTGACGAGCCGGGATCAAGCCTGGAGGCAGCAATCGTCACGCGGACCGTCACGGAGGAGACTCAGGACGGACATCCCCGCCTGGTCGTGTACGTAGCAACGGCGACCACCTACGTCTCTGCGCTCATCGCGCCGACCGGTACCGCCGAAGACGCAGCGATCGAGGCATCCTCCCGTATCGACGCTGCCGTGGAGGCCGGAGCCGATCGGGTCCTCGCAGCGCATGTCGACGACCACCGTCGTCTGATGGGTCGGGTCAGCATCGACCTCGGACCCCCGGACGACTCCACCCCGACCGATGTCCGCATCACGGCGCGGGCTGCGCACCCCGGCGGGATCCTGGCCGCCGATCCCTCCATCGCGGCCCTGCTGTTCGATGTAGGGCGCTACCTGCTGATCGCGTCGTCCCGGCCGGGCGGGCTGCCCGCCACGCTGCAGGGTATCTGGAACGACAGCATGCAGCCGCCGTGGAGCTCGAACTACACGACGAACATCAACCTCCAGATGAACTACTGGGCTGCGGACATCGTGCACCTGCCGGAGACCGTCGAGCCACTCATCGACTTCATCGACGCTCTCTCCGAAGCGGGACGGGCCACGGCCGAACGGCTCTATGGAGCGCGCGGCTGGGTGGTCCACCATAATTCCGACGCCTGGGCCTACACCTCACCGGTCGGGGGCGGGCACGGTGATCCGTCGTGGGCTTTCTGGCCGATGGCCGGACCATGGCTGGTCCAGCACCTCGCCGAGCGCCTTCGGTTCGGCGACTGCTCACTGCTGGAAAGGGCCTGGCCCATCATGCGCGGTGCGGCCGAGTTCGCCCTGGACTGGATGGTGCAACTGTCGGGGACGGCGGAGGTGGACGCCCGGTGGGGAACCAGACCCTCCACATCGCCCGAGAATCAGTTCCTCACCCCCGATGGGGCGCCGGCATCCCTGAGCACGTCGAGCACCATGGACCTGTCCCTGCTCCGCGAACTGTTCCAGACCGTGCTGGACACCGCCGATGGGTTGGGCTGCTCCTCCGATCCGGTTGTCTGCGAGGTCGCGCGACGCATCGGCAGCCTTCCCCCCGTTCCTCCCCTTGGTGCGGGAGGCGGCATCCGGGAGTGGCTGGACGATTCCACCGCTCTCGATCCGCACCACCGTCACCTCAGCCACCTCTATTCGCTGTACCCCGGCTCGGCCCTCCTCGACGGGGAGCATCGCGCTGCAGCCGCACACAGCCTCCTGGGTCGCGGTGACGACTCGACAGGCTGGTCGCTCAACTGGAAGATCGCCCTCTGGGCCAGGCTCGGCCGCCCTGACAAGGTGTCGGATCTCCTGCGCCTGCAGTTCCGCCCCGCGGGCACCGTCAGCGGACCCTTCGGAGGAGGCCTCTACCCGAACCTGTTCGCCGCACATCCGCCGTTCCAGATCGACGGCAACCTCGGCTTCGTCGCGGCTCTGGCTGAAACCCTTGTCCAGAGCCACGACGGGACGATCTCGCTTCTGCCGGCACTCCCGCGCGAACTCGGCACAGGAAGGGTGCACGGCCTCGTCGCGAGGCCGGGTGTCATCGTCGACCTGGCATGGCACGACTGCAGGCTGGCCGCCGTGACACTGGTCGCGCGTGGTGATCCGGTCGACGTGACCGTGAGCTACCTCGGCCGACGCCTCACGCTCCCCGTCGGCGACGCCGCCGGCGTTCGGCTCACCGCCGCCGACTTCGCCACCTCATCCTGA
- a CDS encoding SHOCT domain-containing protein encodes MDVLEGIWDFVWFFFWTFAFIAYLMVLFSIVGDLFRDHELGGFAKAVWLLFLLFIPFITALVYVIARGQGMSERQIKMMQRQQEYETQRIRSIAGASSADEISKAASLYQSGAITAEEYESLKEKALH; translated from the coding sequence ATGGATGTTCTGGAAGGTATCTGGGATTTCGTCTGGTTCTTTTTCTGGACCTTCGCGTTCATCGCGTATCTGATGGTCCTGTTCTCGATCGTCGGCGACCTGTTCCGCGACCATGAGCTGGGCGGATTCGCGAAAGCGGTCTGGCTGCTCTTCCTCCTGTTCATCCCCTTCATCACGGCACTCGTCTACGTGATCGCCCGCGGGCAGGGCATGAGCGAGCGGCAGATCAAGATGATGCAGCGCCAGCAGGAGTACGAGACACAGCGCATCCGGTCGATCGCGGGCGCCAGCTCGGCCGACGAGATCAGCAAAGCGGCGTCGTTGTACCAGAGCGGGGCGATCACTGCGGAGGAATACGAGTCGCTGAAGGAGAAGGCCCTCCACTAG
- a CDS encoding SHOCT domain-containing protein gives MPGLLRGVARTAVVAGTATAVSGRVQRRQAAKFADRDAQTAANRSRAYEQDMAAEEPEPRDAAEAPAAAQEPPKDMITQLRELAALKEDGILTEDEFAAQKAKLLA, from the coding sequence ATGCCAGGTCTACTGCGCGGGGTTGCCCGCACCGCCGTCGTCGCCGGCACCGCCACCGCCGTGAGCGGCAGGGTGCAGCGCCGACAGGCCGCCAAGTTCGCCGACCGCGACGCACAGACTGCGGCCAACCGTAGCCGGGCCTACGAACAGGACATGGCCGCGGAGGAACCGGAGCCCAGGGACGCTGCCGAAGCACCTGCCGCCGCGCAGGAGCCACCCAAGGACATGATCACCCAGCTCAGGGAACTCGCCGCCCTGAAGGAGGACGGGATCCTCACCGAGGACGAGTTCGCGGCGCAGAAGGCCAAGCTCCTCGCCTGA